The genome window TCCAGGAAACGCCCATACCCAGCCGCCATATCGTTTTACTGGGTAAGAACGCAGACAAAACTTGGTGTGCAATGCTGGCATTCCTGGAATCTCAGTGCATTTTCCAGAGTTGGTTTCAAACTTCCAGCCGTGGTAGCCACACACTAGCGTATTGCCCTGTCGTCGTCCAAATTGGCTAAGGCGCACTCGCTTGTGGGGACAAGCATCTTCATAAACGAACACCTGTCCTTGGCGATCTCGCACCACCACTAGCTCCACATCACCAATCGGACTATCGGGGAGAGAGGGCAGATAACACGTGGGTCAAACGGGCGATCGTGCGGTTATTTTCCGCTGGAGTACCAACTGTAATGCGTAAACCGTTGCCAGTATGCCGCACCAAGGTGCCAGACGCTTTAAGCTGTTGGTGAATATCTGTGAGGGAGTGATGAGCATAGTCTGGCTGAAGCCGTACAAACAAAAAGTTGGCATCACTGGGCCAAAGGCGGAGTTGTGGACAGGTAGAAAGGGCTTGGAACAAGCGATCGCGCTCTTTTAGTAATTCTGGGATCACGGCTAACAGGGTTTGTCGCTGGCTTAGGGCTAACTGAGCAGCAACTTGGGTTGTACTAGGGAGGTTGTAGGGCAGGCGAATCTTTTCTAGCGCCGCAATTAAGGCTGGATGGCCAATGGCATAGCCAATGCGATGGGCTGCGAGGCGAAACGCCTTAGAGAAAGTCCGCAACACAGCCCAGTTGGGATGCTGGATCAGTTCACCAACTACCGTTTGTTGGCTAAACTCAAAATACGCCTCGTCAATCACAACTAAGATGTGACTAGGCAGTGTGCGTAACCATTCCAACTCTGTAGGCGTGAGTGCATTGGCGGTTGGGGAATTGGGATGCACCACAAACATGGCTCGAATGGGGGGATTTTGGGTGTTGGTGATCGCTGACTCTGCCTCAGCTAGATTCATTTCAAAGGTAACAGGCGATCGTCCCACTGTGATTACCGGAATGCCCAAGCCTTGAGCCTCGATCGCATACATCGAAAAGGTTGGCTCTGCCACTAGGATTGCCCCCTCACCCCTTAGACAGGTAGCAATCAGCAGCGATCGAATTAGTTCATCAGAGCCATTGCCAACGGAGATCATGTCGGGAGGAATAACCACCGCTTGAGTCACAGTTTCACTGACATAGGTCGCGATCGCCTGCTTCAGTGCCTGGTGCTCCCCGTCAGGATACCGATTGGACTGTATCTGTTGTTGATAAAGCCAGCCTAACTTTTGCTTTAGATCCTCTGGCAGGTCATAGGGATTTTCGTTGGTGTCTAAGTGATCCAAGACAACCTCGGCAGCTAGGGCTGTGTCGTAGCCGCTGGGATGGGGACTGTAGGCACGAAAGGCAGCTAAATCTGAGCGAATGAACTCTAACATGGGTGCTATTTCTCCTGAGATCTGCCCCAGCGCAGGTAACTGAGAACGATCGCGGCAGTTCCTACCTGCAATGTCAGAAATGATAGATAGCTCTTCAGCCAAAAATTCAGAGGCAGCGCATCTACCCCCAGAGAAACGGCTGGGAAAACAGCTAGCCCCCCCGCCATTAACACCACTAACAATAATCCTTTGCGCTTAACTGTCTGCATAGTAGGGATGCCTACCTCGGTTGCTATGCTGTAGCCTCTCTAATTTAGCACCGATAACCCTTGAAGCAGATGAGTCAAGGGGGCATTGGCGATCGCAAGCTGCAATTCCCCAGAGCTAGCCCAGTACCAGAGACGACTGAGGTAATAAACCCCCACCGCGATTGCAAACCCCACTTGCCAGCGTTGATCCATCAGTAAGCGTGTGTAAGCTGTACTAATGGGTCGCCCCACTCGCAACTCCCAGAGACAGTGGCCGATCGCACCCAAAAATACCAAAAACACTAATGGCCCGAATAGGTGCTCTGTTATAGCATGGACAAAATCCCCGTGGGCAAGCGCCAAGAACGATCGGGTCATACCACAGGTAGGACAGGGGATCCCTGTAAAATAACGAAACGGGCAAGGAGGCAGAGGTAGCACAACCCCAACAACATACAGCCACGCAATTAGAATAGGAGTAGTAGCAATTGCAACAATGCTAGCCCTTACCCATCGCCCAGCAACGGTTAATTCTAGACCTACAGCCTTGCCCATAACACACGCTCGAGTGTAGTCCAGCCTAATCCAGTGTAACCCAGCAACCTAGATTTACAGCCAACCTTTCTTATTGTTAATGTAAGTGTTAGCAAATTCCTCATCAGATTTGGTGAGGTAGGTAATCCCCTCAATAATACCCAGAATACTCATCACAGTTGCGCCAATCCCACAAGTTAAAAGAGACACCGCTATCATGATGATGCCTTCCGTGGTGTAACCCAAAATAAACTTATGAACACCAAATGCGCCTACTAAAATGCCACAGATACCAGCCACAGTTTTTTTGCTGTTGATATCCCCAGAACTTCCGTTGGTCATGTTTAAATGCTCTCCAGTTTGAGATTAACCTAGTAGTTAGCATAGCCAGCGATCGCTACATCGATTACCCAGCTTCACATTTCGCCATATCAGAGTTAAGTTCCGATTAACGGGCGGATAACGCACTAACAAGTCCGATGATAAATCCACCAATGAAGGCCAGAATAATCAGTACAATCTGGAACGTATACAAATTTCTCAGTTCCCCCAAAGCAGCCATCAGGTTTTCAATATCCCGTCCTTCTGTTTCAACAATCAGCTTGAAGGACTTGGCTGCTCGCATTGTTAGCAACCCAACTACTGCATTGGTAATCCCTTGCACTGCTCCTAGGAGGCCACCTCTAGCAACAGCAGCCAGACCAGCTAGAATTCCTAAAATGCCAACAACCAGCATGATGATACTAAACAGGTTCATCTTGCCAGATAAATCGCGAATTAGCTCATTTTGGGAGTCGCTAAACTCATATTCCTGGTTTTCCATATCCATGCCCTTGTTGTAAGGTTGACACCACTTATTTAACAGGTTTTGCCCAGGTTTAACAGGTTTTGTCCAGGCTTTTCCATATAGCGTGATTGCGCAACCTGTTGAGTAATCGTCACCAATCACTCACACGTTCATCATCCATCCCCAGACAGTAAGCGGTACAATCA of Cyanobacteriota bacterium contains these proteins:
- a CDS encoding TM2 domain-containing protein, which translates into the protein MTNGSSGDINSKKTVAGICGILVGAFGVHKFILGYTTEGIIMIAVSLLTCGIGATVMSILGIIEGITYLTKSDEEFANTYINNKKGWL
- a CDS encoding histidinol-phosphate transaminase → MLEFIRSDLAAFRAYSPHPSGYDTALAAEVVLDHLDTNENPYDLPEDLKQKLGWLYQQQIQSNRYPDGEHQALKQAIATYVSETVTQAVVIPPDMISVGNGSDELIRSLLIATCLRGEGAILVAEPTFSMYAIEAQGLGIPVITVGRSPVTFEMNLAEAESAITNTQNPPIRAMFVVHPNSPTANALTPTELEWLRTLPSHILVVIDEAYFEFSQQTVVGELIQHPNWAVLRTFSKAFRLAAHRIGYAIGHPALIAALEKIRLPYNLPSTTQVAAQLALSQRQTLLAVIPELLKERDRLFQALSTCPQLRLWPSDANFLFVRLQPDYAHHSLTDIHQQLKASGTLVRHTGNGLRITVGTPAENNRTIARLTHVLSALSPR
- a CDS encoding DUF2752 domain-containing protein, encoding MGKAVGLELTVAGRWVRASIVAIATTPILIAWLYVVGVVLPLPPCPFRYFTGIPCPTCGMTRSFLALAHGDFVHAITEHLFGPLVFLVFLGAIGHCLWELRVGRPISTAYTRLLMDQRWQVGFAIAVGVYYLSRLWYWASSGELQLAIANAPLTHLLQGLSVLN